A window from Canis lupus familiaris isolate Mischka breed German Shepherd chromosome 18, alternate assembly UU_Cfam_GSD_1.0, whole genome shotgun sequence encodes these proteins:
- the ZDHHC5 gene encoding palmitoyltransferase ZDHHC5: MPAESGKRFKPSKYVPVSAAAIFLVGATTLFFAFTCPGLSLCVSPAVPIYNAIVFLFVLANFSMATFMDPGIFPRAEEDEDKEDDFRAPLYKTVEIKGIQVRMKWCATCRFYRPPRCSHCSVCDNCVEEFDHHCPWVNNCIGRRNYRYFFLFLLSLTAHIMGVFGFGLLYVLYHMEELSGVRTAVTMAVMCVAGLFFIPVAGLTGFHVVLVARGRTTNEQVTGKFRGGVNPFTNGCCNNVSRVLCSSPAPRYLGRPKKEKTIVIRPPFLRPEVSDGQITVKIMDNGIQGELRRSKSKGSLEVTESQSADAEPPPPPKPDLSRYTGLRTHLTLAANEDSSLLGKDSPPTPTMYKYRPGYSSSSTSAAMPHSSSAKLSRGDSLKEPTSIAESSRHPSYRSEPSLEPESFRSPTFGKSFHFDPLSSGSRSSSLKSAQGTGFELGQLQSIRSEGTTSTSYKSLANQTRNGSLSYDSLLTPSDSPDFESVQAGPEPDPPLGYTSPFLSARLAQQREAERHPRLVPTGPTHREPSPVRYDNLSRHIVASLQEREKLLRQSPPLPGREEEPGLGDSGIQSTPGSGHAPRTSSSSDDSKRSPLVKTPLGRPAAPRFGKPDGLRGRGLGSPEPGPTAPYLGRSMSYSSQKAPAGVSEAEEVALQPLLTPKDEVQLKTAYSKSNGQPKSIGSASPGPGQQPLSSPTRGGVKKVSGVGGTTYEISV; encoded by the exons ATGCCCGCAGAGTCTGGAAAGAGATTCAAGCCCAGCAAGTATGTTCCGGTCTCAGCAGCCGCCATCTTCTTAGTGGGAGCCACGAcccttttctttgcctttac CTGTCCAGGACTAAGCCTCTGTGTGTCACCTGCAGTGCCCATCTACAATGcgattgtttttctctttgtgctgGCCAACTTCAGCATGGCCACCTTCATGGACCCAGGGATTTTCCCTCGAG CTGAGGAGGATGAAGACAAGGAAGATGACTTCCGAGCTCCTCTTTATAAAACAGTGGAGATTAAGGGCATCCAGGTACGCATGAAGTGGTGTGCCACCTGCCGTTTCTACCGTCCTCCTCGATGTTCCCACTGCAGTGTCTGTGACAACTGTGTGGAG GAGTTTGATCATCACTGCCCGTGGGTGAACAACTGTATCGGTCGCCGGAACTACcgctatttcttcctcttcctcctctctctgacAGCGCACATCATGGGTGTGTTTGGCTTTGGCCTCCTTTATGTCCTCTACCACATGGAGGAACTCTCAGGGGTCCGCACGGCTGTCAC AATGGCAGTGATGTGTGTGGCTGGCTTATTCTTCATCCCTGTAGCTGGCCTCACGGGATTTCATGTGGTGCTGGTGGCTAGGGGCCGCACAACCAATGAACAG GTTACGGGTAAATTCCGAGGCGGTGTGAACCCCTTCACCAATGGCTGCTGTAACAATGTCAGCCGTGTGCTCTGCAGTTCTCCAGCACCCAG GTATTTGGggagaccaaagaaagagaagacaattgTCATCAGACCTCCCTTCCTCCGACCAGAAGTGTCAGATGGGCAGATAACTGTGAAGATCATGGACAATGGCATCCAGGGAGAGCTGAGGAGAAGCAAG TCTAAGGGGAGCTTGGAGGTCACGGAGAGCCAGTCTGCAGATGCTGAACCTCCACCTCCTCCGAAGCCGGACCTGAGCCGTTACACAGGGCTACGGACGCACCTCACCCTGGCTGCTAATGAGG ATAGCAGCCTCCTGGGCAAGGACAGCCCTCCCACACCTACCATGTACAAGTATCGGCCGGGCTACAGTAGCAGCAGTACATCAGCTGCCATGCCTCATTCCTCCAGCGCCAAG TTGAGTCGTGGGGACAGCTTGAAGGAGCCAACCTCAATTGCAGAGAGCAGCCGCCATCCCAGCTACCGCTCAGAGCCCAGCTTGGAGCCAGAGAGTTTTCGTTCTCCCACCTTTGGCAAAAGCTTTCACTTCGATCCACTATCCAGTGGCTCACGCTCCTCCAGCCTCAAGTCAGCCCAGGGCACTGGCTTTGAGTTGGGCCAGTTGCAATCCATTCGTTCAGAGGGCACAACCTCCACCTCCTATAAGAGCCTGGCCAACCAGACACGCAATGGAAGCCTATCTTACGACAGCCTGCTTACTCCTTCAGACAGCCCTGATTTTGAGTCAGTGCAGGCAGGGCCTGAGCCAGACCCACCTTTAGGCTACACCTCTCCCTTCCTGTCAGCCCGGCTGGCCCAGCAACGGGAAGCCGAGAGGCACCCACGTTTGGTGCCAACCGGCCCAACACACCGAGAGCCCTCACCAGTCCGGTACGACAATCTGTCGCGCCATATTGTGGCCTCCCTCCAGGAACGAGAGAAGCTGCTAcgccagtcacccccactcccaggccgTGAGGAAGAACCAGGCTTGGGGGACTCAGGCATTCAGTCAACACCGGGCTCAGGCCATGCCCCTCGTACTAGTTCCTCCTCAGATGATTCAAAGAGATCACCCTTGGTCAAGACTCCACTGGGACGCCCAGCTGCCCCCCGTTTTGGCAAGCCAGATGGGCTAAGGGGCCGGGGACTAGGTTCCCCTGAACCAGGCCCAACTGCCCCGTACCTGGGCCGATCTATGTCTTACAGCAGCCAAAAAGCCCCAGCTGGTGTCTCTGAGGCAGAGGAAGTAGCCTTGCAGCCATTACTGACACCCAA agATGAAGTACAGCTCAAGACCGCCTACAGCAAATCAAATGGGCAGCCCAAGAGTATAGGCTCAGCTTCCCCTGGCCCAGGCCAGCAACCTCTCAGCAGCCCCACAAGGGGCGGAGTCAAGAAGGTGTCAGGGGTGGGTGGTACCACCTATGAGATTTCCGTGTGA